From a region of the Paenibacillus sp. FSL R10-2734 genome:
- a CDS encoding cytochrome c biogenesis CcdA family protein, with amino-acid sequence MSNINAGIALAAGVASFISPCCLPLYPSYLSYITGLSVQQLKSGSNTKEIRIRTITHTLAFILGFSAVFYTLGFGAGLFGQFFNEQRDLIRQLSAILIIVMGLFLLGIFQPQFLLRERKLDLKWKPAGYLGSFIFGIGFSAGWSPCIGPILTAIIALSASEPGTWFTLITAYSIGFALPFFVLAFFLGGARRILKYSNVLMKIGGVLMVFMGVLLFTDQMFRITVWLQGITPDWLIF; translated from the coding sequence TTGTCTAATATCAATGCAGGAATAGCCTTAGCAGCAGGGGTAGCATCGTTTATATCACCTTGCTGTTTGCCGCTTTATCCCTCTTATTTATCGTATATTACCGGATTATCGGTTCAACAATTGAAGTCGGGAAGCAATACCAAAGAGATTCGTATACGTACAATAACCCATACTTTGGCATTTATTTTAGGCTTTTCAGCGGTTTTTTACACACTAGGGTTTGGTGCAGGGTTATTTGGACAATTCTTTAATGAGCAGCGTGATCTGATCCGGCAATTGTCGGCGATTCTGATTATTGTGATGGGATTATTTCTGCTTGGGATCTTTCAACCGCAGTTTCTGCTTCGCGAACGTAAGCTTGATTTAAAATGGAAGCCGGCGGGTTATTTGGGGTCGTTTATATTTGGGATCGGTTTTTCTGCAGGCTGGTCTCCATGTATAGGCCCGATTCTAACCGCGATTATCGCACTTTCCGCAAGTGAACCTGGCACGTGGTTCACATTGATTACGGCTTATAGCATCGGGTTCGCATTGCCATTTTTTGTTTTAGCCTTCTTCCTTGGTGGAGCCAGACGAATTCTAAAGTATTCAAATGTGTTGATGAAGATTGGTGGCGTTCTCATGGTATTCATGGGCGTTCTGCTCTTTACAGATCAAATGTTTCGGATCACAGTGTGGCTACAGGGAATCACGCCTGATTGGCTAATTTTTTAA
- a CDS encoding patatin-like phospholipase family protein, which produces MEINAVFEGGGVKGISLAGAVEATERAGWTFKSVAGTSSGAIIATLLAAGYDGEEMSRMIQGTSFSSFLKRAPIYNTAIVGPALRVMLKKGLYSGEALESWVRTLLLKKGIVTFRDLPSGKLSIIASDITNGRILVLPDGLEQYGISPEHFEVAKAVRMSCSIPYFFDPVMLRLNGQAARGKSFTEQFVYVVDGGLLSNFPLWLFDGKNNGSKQLGGKIPTVGYQTVGKTDPQPHRIRGPFSMLQAMVTTMLSAHDERYIEGDKLVRTVKIPTLGIGTTQFEITKAQSDELYAAGLKAGEVFFKEWRPR; this is translated from the coding sequence ATGGAGATTAACGCTGTATTCGAAGGAGGAGGCGTAAAGGGGATTTCTCTCGCGGGAGCAGTTGAAGCTACAGAAAGGGCGGGCTGGACTTTTAAAAGTGTAGCAGGAACCTCCTCAGGTGCGATTATAGCCACTTTACTAGCAGCGGGCTATGATGGTGAGGAAATGAGTCGGATGATTCAAGGGACGTCCTTTTCATCGTTTCTGAAGCGGGCTCCCATTTATAACACTGCCATTGTAGGTCCTGCGCTGCGTGTAATGTTAAAGAAGGGATTATATTCCGGAGAAGCATTGGAATCCTGGGTAAGAACATTATTGCTGAAAAAGGGAATCGTTACCTTCCGTGATCTGCCTTCTGGTAAATTATCTATCATCGCATCTGATATCACAAATGGAAGGATATTGGTATTGCCCGATGGCTTGGAGCAGTATGGGATCTCTCCAGAGCATTTTGAAGTGGCCAAGGCAGTACGAATGAGCTGTAGCATTCCTTATTTTTTTGATCCAGTCATGCTAAGACTAAATGGGCAAGCAGCTAGAGGGAAATCCTTTACAGAGCAGTTTGTGTATGTTGTGGATGGTGGACTTTTGAGTAATTTCCCATTGTGGCTATTTGACGGTAAGAATAATGGGAGTAAACAACTGGGGGGTAAAATTCCTACGGTCGGTTATCAAACGGTAGGTAAGACCGATCCACAGCCGCATAGAATTAGAGGACCATTCAGTATGCTGCAGGCTATGGTAACTACTATGCTCTCTGCTCATGATGAGCGATATATCGAAGGGGATAAATTAGTCCGCACGGTGAAAATTCCTACCCTAGGTATTGGGACGACTCAGTTTGAAATTACAAAAGCGCAAAGTGATGAATTGTATGCTGCTGGACTAAAGGCTGGGGAAGTATTCTTTAAGGAGTGGCGGCCACGATAA
- the efp gene encoding elongation factor P: MISVNDFKTGLTVEVEGDIFTVIDFQHVKPGKGAAFVRSKLKNLRNGNTVERTFRAGETIGRAIIENRGVQYLYASGSDHVFMDNETYDQFELSEKQLEWELNFLKENMTVNIVSYKGEILGINLPTSVELKVVETEPGVKGNTAQGATKSAKLETGHSVQVPLFINEEDVLLIDTREGKYISRA; the protein is encoded by the coding sequence GTGATTTCAGTAAATGATTTTAAAACAGGTTTGACCGTAGAGGTAGAAGGCGATATTTTTACCGTTATTGATTTCCAACACGTTAAGCCAGGTAAAGGTGCAGCATTTGTTCGTTCCAAGCTTAAGAACTTGCGTAACGGTAACACAGTAGAGCGTACATTCCGTGCAGGTGAAACAATTGGCCGTGCGATTATCGAGAACCGCGGTGTACAATATCTGTATGCAAGTGGATCTGACCATGTATTCATGGACAATGAAACTTATGACCAATTCGAATTGTCCGAAAAACAACTGGAATGGGAATTGAATTTCCTTAAAGAGAATATGACTGTAAACATTGTTAGTTACAAAGGTGAAATTCTCGGAATCAATCTTCCTACCAGCGTAGAGTTGAAGGTTGTTGAAACTGAGCCTGGCGTTAAAGGAAATACAGCTCAAGGTGCTACGAAATCGGCCAAGCTTGAAACCGGTCATAGTGTTCAGGTTCCATTGTTCATCAACGAAGAAGACGTCTTGCTCATCGATACCCGCGAAGGTAAATATATCTCCCGCGCGTAG
- a CDS encoding Xaa-Pro peptidase family protein, with protein sequence MGNKRVSKLRKVLQDQGLDAMLITSGYNRRYLSGFTGSSGYVLVTSDDCYLLTDFRYMTQAADQAVGVKVVEHATQFIDTVRELLPSGKEVRVGFEQDVVSFSAYTSYAEALKPAVLVPISKAVEDLRKFKDEEELAVMQRAADLADATFSHILKVIKPGMTERDVDLEMEFYMRTHGATSSSFDTIVASGERSSMPHGVASGRVIQGNEFITFDFGALLDGYCSDLTRTIALGAPNPKLKEIYDIVLEAQLHTLAHIKPGMTGRECDALARDIIASYGYGEQFGHSTGHGLGMEVHEWPRLSKLSDEIMQPGMVVTVEPGIYLPGIGGVRIEDDIVITESGISLLTHSSKEYTVL encoded by the coding sequence ATGGGTAACAAGCGTGTCTCCAAGCTACGTAAGGTTTTGCAGGATCAAGGATTGGACGCAATGTTGATAACCAGCGGTTATAACCGCCGCTATTTAAGTGGATTTACCGGATCGTCCGGTTATGTATTGGTGACAAGTGATGATTGTTATCTGCTGACTGACTTCAGGTATATGACACAGGCTGCGGACCAAGCAGTGGGGGTTAAAGTTGTAGAACACGCAACTCAGTTCATTGATACAGTACGCGAGCTTCTGCCTTCTGGCAAAGAGGTACGTGTCGGTTTCGAACAGGATGTTGTTTCATTCAGCGCGTACACCTCATATGCAGAAGCACTTAAGCCGGCAGTGTTAGTTCCAATTTCCAAAGCCGTGGAAGACCTTCGTAAGTTTAAGGATGAGGAAGAGCTTGCTGTTATGCAACGTGCAGCAGATTTGGCTGATGCTACGTTCAGTCATATTCTGAAGGTGATCAAGCCGGGCATGACTGAGCGCGATGTTGATCTGGAAATGGAATTTTATATGCGTACCCATGGTGCAACCTCTTCATCGTTTGATACGATTGTTGCTTCAGGCGAACGTTCGTCCATGCCACATGGAGTAGCAAGCGGCCGTGTAATTCAAGGCAATGAATTCATTACCTTTGATTTCGGTGCACTACTGGATGGCTATTGCTCAGATTTGACAAGAACCATTGCACTCGGAGCACCGAATCCGAAGCTGAAAGAGATCTATGATATTGTGCTGGAAGCTCAGCTACATACGTTAGCACATATCAAACCAGGTATGACAGGACGGGAATGTGATGCCTTAGCGCGTGATATCATTGCTAGCTACGGATATGGTGAACAATTTGGACACAGCACAGGTCATGGACTGGGAATGGAAGTTCATGAGTGGCCGCGTTTGTCCAAACTTAGTGATGAAATTATGCAGCCGGGTATGGTCGTAACTGTGGAGCCTGGTATCTATTTACCAGGAATTGGCGGAGTACGTATTGAAGACGACATTGTGATCACGGAGAGCGGAATATCGCTGCTGACCCATTCGTCCAAAGAATATACAGTACTGTAA
- a CDS encoding YqhR family membrane protein yields MSKSHQQQSGHTNIWLFALELGFFAGLIWGGLHWLTYWLSFTKVSPAFIAEPFFKHEFLTTALGHFVGYLIFIVFSVIASLLYVLILRKLKGPWPGLVYGVLWWSVIFIPGSQLFLMQPPFTLPWNTVISEFCIFLLWGMFIGYTAAIEYTDERKREQSTALA; encoded by the coding sequence ATGAGCAAATCTCATCAACAACAATCGGGGCATACAAATATTTGGCTTTTTGCACTCGAATTGGGTTTTTTTGCAGGATTGATTTGGGGTGGGTTGCATTGGCTAACCTATTGGCTCAGTTTTACCAAAGTCAGCCCTGCCTTTATCGCAGAGCCTTTTTTCAAACATGAATTTTTGACAACAGCGTTAGGGCATTTCGTGGGCTATTTGATTTTTATTGTATTTTCAGTGATAGCTTCCTTGCTGTATGTACTAATTTTACGCAAGCTGAAGGGGCCCTGGCCAGGGCTGGTCTATGGCGTCTTATGGTGGTCGGTTATATTTATTCCTGGCTCTCAATTGTTTCTTATGCAGCCTCCTTTCACACTGCCGTGGAACACGGTCATTAGTGAGTTCTGTATTTTTTTACTCTGGGGAATGTTCATTGGATACACAGCGGCGATCGAGTATACCGACGAACGAAAGCGTGAGCAAAGCACAGCGCTTGCCTAA
- a CDS encoding DUF1385 domain-containing protein — protein sequence MSQETPSYGGQAVIEGVMFGGKHINVTAVRRKNQEITFLEVPKRDKSWVTKLRKIPLLRGLVSIIDASAKGSKHLNYSAESYAEDELEPEELEKEKAKPKKKDEGWSLGMIFGVAVMGILSFLFGKLIFTLVPVFVEDFLFKDVFDNYVLHNLIEGGIKMILLLVYLWAISQTPVIKRLFQYHGAEHKVISAFEAGEELTVQNVQKYSRLHYRCGSSFMMLTIILGVIIYSVVPWDNLWERVIQRIILLPVVIGVSFEVLKATNAVREVPGLKYLGYPGLWLQLLTTKEPKDDQVEVSIASFNRMRELDAAIEARGYTEASVSSGILDPAKG from the coding sequence TTGTCCCAGGAAACTCCCAGTTACGGCGGCCAAGCCGTCATTGAAGGTGTCATGTTCGGCGGCAAGCATATCAATGTAACAGCCGTACGACGAAAGAATCAGGAAATCACATTTTTAGAGGTACCCAAAAGAGATAAGAGCTGGGTCACGAAACTGCGCAAGATTCCGCTGCTTCGCGGCCTTGTCAGTATTATAGATGCCAGCGCTAAAGGCTCTAAGCACTTGAATTATTCAGCTGAATCCTATGCTGAAGATGAATTGGAACCGGAAGAACTGGAGAAGGAAAAAGCGAAGCCGAAGAAAAAGGATGAAGGCTGGAGCCTAGGAATGATTTTTGGTGTTGCTGTAATGGGTATTCTCTCCTTTTTGTTCGGTAAACTCATATTTACGCTTGTTCCGGTTTTTGTAGAGGATTTTTTATTTAAGGATGTATTTGATAACTACGTACTGCACAACCTCATAGAAGGCGGCATCAAAATGATTCTCTTGCTGGTCTATTTATGGGCGATTTCTCAAACCCCTGTAATCAAGCGACTGTTCCAATACCACGGTGCCGAACATAAAGTCATCAGCGCCTTTGAAGCAGGCGAAGAGCTGACCGTTCAGAACGTACAGAAATACAGCCGTCTGCATTACCGTTGCGGAAGCAGCTTTATGATGCTGACGATTATCCTCGGGGTGATCATTTATTCCGTAGTACCATGGGATAATCTTTGGGAACGTGTGATCCAGCGGATTATTTTGTTGCCAGTCGTGATTGGCGTATCGTTTGAAGTTCTGAAGGCAACCAATGCTGTAAGAGAAGTTCCAGGCCTTAAATATCTAGGTTACCCTGGATTGTGGCTGCAACTCCTTACGACCAAAGAGCCAAAAGACGATCAGGTAGAAGTATCTATTGCCTCTTTCAACCGTATGCGTGAGCTTGATGCTGCGATTGAAGCAAGAGGATATACGGAGGCAAGTGTGTCCAGCGGTATATTGGATCCTGCGAAAGGATGA
- the mntR gene encoding transcriptional regulator MntR: MPTPSMEDYLERIYKLIDEKGYARVSDIAEGLEVHPSSVTKMIQKLDKDEYLIYEKYRGLVLTNKGKKVGKRLVDRHQLLEEFLGLIGVQQEYIYNDVEGIEHHLSWDSITRIETLVEYFRRDEERLQTLYAIHNELTSDS, translated from the coding sequence ATGCCAACACCCAGCATGGAGGATTATTTGGAGCGCATATACAAGCTCATAGATGAGAAAGGTTATGCGCGGGTCTCGGATATTGCCGAGGGACTGGAAGTACACCCCTCCTCTGTGACCAAGATGATCCAAAAACTGGATAAGGACGAATATCTCATCTATGAGAAATATCGTGGGCTTGTCCTAACCAACAAAGGGAAAAAAGTAGGGAAACGTCTTGTTGATCGACATCAACTATTGGAGGAATTCCTCGGATTGATCGGAGTACAGCAGGAATATATTTATAATGATGTTGAAGGGATCGAGCATCACTTAAGCTGGGATTCGATTACGCGGATTGAAACGTTGGTAGAATATTTCCGCCGTGACGAAGAGCGTCTACAGACTTTATATGCGATCCACAATGAACTGACAAGCGATTCTTAA
- a CDS encoding family 10 glycosylhydrolase has translation MNYRKWMLSLLVLMLFLPLWSPGARAAAVQITIELDGEALASDVPPYITASNVTMVPISVISKGLNAGVVWNQSSKTVTITQGDTEIKLTSGQKNALVNNASVGLDTSVQIKQGRVMVPIRFVSEQLGLQVLWDQVNKHISLFSNTEPPQSVDPEKPTTPTVPTVPTVPTIPTTPGGSTSKEMKGAWISTVFNLDWPSVSSAGNEAKQKQEFDNLLDKLKAVGFNAVFVQVRPSADSLYPSTLVPWSKVLTGTQGKNPGYDPLSYMVSAAHSRGMQFHAWFNPFRATTDASTSVLASNHVVKAHPEWIVDAGGKKYINPGIPEARQHIIDTVMEVVKGYDIDGVHLDDYFYPSNVSFADDAAFKTYNTKNLSTKADWRRDNINEFVRQLGEQIHKVKPKVSYGISPFGVWRNIKSDSTGSDTSAGVTAYDSMYADVRTWIKQGWIDYVAPQIYWSLSFSTARYDKLVDWWVKEVENTNVKLYIGLGAYKVGASDQKAEWQSGDQIINQLKYNEKYEEVAGSIMFRANDVVVRNPFGLSSLLTFYFQSN, from the coding sequence ATGAATTATCGTAAATGGATGTTGAGCTTGTTAGTACTCATGTTGTTTCTGCCTTTATGGTCTCCTGGTGCACGCGCGGCAGCGGTGCAGATTACCATTGAACTGGATGGAGAGGCGCTGGCTAGTGATGTGCCTCCGTATATCACAGCTTCCAATGTAACAATGGTGCCAATTAGTGTGATCAGTAAAGGATTAAATGCCGGTGTAGTATGGAATCAAAGTAGTAAGACAGTAACCATCACCCAAGGAGATACAGAGATAAAGCTGACTAGTGGTCAAAAAAATGCATTAGTTAACAATGCTTCTGTAGGCCTTGATACCTCTGTGCAGATTAAGCAGGGACGGGTAATGGTACCGATTCGGTTTGTAAGTGAGCAATTGGGACTGCAAGTGTTATGGGATCAGGTCAACAAGCATATTTCCTTGTTCTCCAACACTGAACCGCCACAATCTGTCGATCCAGAAAAACCAACGACGCCAACAGTACCAACAGTACCAACGGTGCCAACAATACCTACTACCCCTGGTGGATCGACTAGTAAGGAGATGAAGGGGGCCTGGATCTCCACGGTGTTCAATTTGGACTGGCCTTCAGTGTCTTCTGCGGGTAATGAAGCAAAACAAAAGCAAGAGTTTGATAATCTGTTAGACAAGCTAAAGGCGGTTGGTTTTAATGCTGTATTTGTTCAGGTTAGACCTTCGGCAGACAGTCTATATCCTTCGACATTAGTCCCTTGGTCTAAGGTATTGACGGGTACACAGGGGAAGAATCCGGGATATGATCCTCTAAGCTATATGGTCAGTGCTGCTCATTCACGCGGCATGCAGTTTCATGCTTGGTTCAACCCGTTCCGTGCAACGACAGATGCTTCCACATCAGTATTAGCCAGTAACCATGTGGTAAAGGCACATCCAGAATGGATAGTGGATGCAGGTGGTAAAAAATATATTAATCCGGGTATTCCTGAAGCCCGCCAACATATTATCGACACAGTGATGGAAGTCGTTAAAGGTTACGATATTGATGGCGTCCATTTGGATGATTACTTCTATCCTTCAAATGTTTCTTTTGCCGATGATGCTGCATTTAAGACCTACAATACGAAAAACCTATCTACTAAGGCCGATTGGCGCCGGGATAATATTAATGAATTTGTCCGTCAGTTGGGAGAACAGATTCATAAGGTGAAGCCGAAGGTTTCTTATGGGATCAGCCCTTTTGGAGTATGGCGCAATATTAAAAGTGATAGTACGGGGTCAGACACCAGTGCAGGAGTAACTGCTTATGACAGCATGTATGCGGATGTTCGGACATGGATTAAGCAGGGCTGGATTGATTATGTCGCTCCGCAAATTTATTGGAGTCTGTCCTTTAGCACAGCCCGTTATGACAAGTTGGTGGATTGGTGGGTAAAAGAAGTCGAGAATACGAATGTTAAGCTCTACATCGGGCTAGGTGCGTATAAGGTCGGAGCAAGTGATCAAAAGGCAGAATGGCAAAGTGGAGATCAAATAATTAATCAGCTCAAATATAATGAGAAATATGAAGAGGTTGCAGGTAGTATCATGTTCAGAGCGAATGACGTCGTAGTCCGCAATCCGTTTGGGTTGTCGAGTTTATTGACCTTTTATTTTCAATCCAATTAG
- the splB gene encoding spore photoproduct lyase — MTIVTPEPSTIKRSRKPTALFLPELVFFEPNALNYPKGVSIMEWVKANDIPYRMTTSHNRIMNFPGETEVEQYKIAKRTLVVGLRKTLKFDQSKPSADYAIPIATGCMGHCHYCYLQTTLGAKPYIRVYVNTEDIIDVSKKYIVERSPEITTFEAACTSDPLGLEHITGSLTELINFMADEPLGRLRFVTKFQHVEPLLALKHNGHTRVRFSVNADYVIKNFEPATSRFEERIEAAGKVARAGYPLGFIIAPIIWYDGWQEGYAELLTKLAQTLPPEVGKGLTFEMIQHRFTKTAKTVIEKRYPKSKLEMDMEKRKKKWGRWGQNKYVYPDEQQNALREFITERIFEHFPEAGIDYFT, encoded by the coding sequence ATGACTATTGTGACGCCGGAGCCTTCTACGATAAAAAGATCCAGAAAACCTACCGCACTTTTTCTTCCAGAGCTTGTTTTCTTCGAACCAAATGCTTTAAATTACCCTAAAGGTGTAAGCATTATGGAGTGGGTAAAAGCTAACGATATCCCCTATCGTATGACCACATCACATAATCGAATTATGAATTTCCCCGGTGAAACAGAGGTTGAGCAATATAAAATTGCCAAAAGAACGCTCGTTGTCGGCTTACGTAAAACCTTAAAGTTTGACCAATCCAAACCTTCCGCAGATTACGCGATTCCAATCGCAACTGGTTGCATGGGGCACTGTCATTATTGCTATTTGCAGACTACCTTAGGTGCAAAGCCTTATATTCGTGTATATGTGAACACAGAAGACATTATTGATGTCTCCAAAAAATATATCGTGGAGCGTAGTCCCGAAATCACGACCTTTGAAGCTGCATGTACGTCAGATCCATTAGGACTGGAGCATATTACCGGTTCTCTTACTGAGTTAATTAACTTCATGGCTGACGAGCCACTCGGCCGACTTCGTTTTGTAACCAAATTTCAGCATGTTGAACCTTTACTTGCATTAAAACATAACGGACATACCAGAGTTCGCTTCAGCGTGAACGCAGATTATGTAATCAAGAATTTCGAGCCTGCCACCTCCCGCTTTGAGGAGCGTATTGAAGCCGCTGGCAAGGTAGCAAGGGCGGGTTATCCACTTGGCTTTATCATAGCTCCAATTATATGGTATGACGGCTGGCAAGAAGGCTACGCAGAGCTACTGACCAAATTAGCCCAGACCCTCCCCCCTGAAGTTGGAAAAGGCTTAACCTTCGAAATGATTCAGCATCGATTCACTAAAACCGCTAAGACGGTAATAGAGAAGCGCTACCCCAAATCCAAGCTAGAGATGGATATGGAGAAGCGCAAGAAGAAGTGGGGTCGCTGGGGACAAAATAAATATGTTTATCCCGATGAACAACAAAACGCCCTGCGAGAGTTTATCACAGAGCGGATATTCGAGCATTTTCCAGAGGCAGGGATTGATTATTTCACCTAA
- a CDS encoding aspartate kinase, which translates to MSLYVMKFGGSSVGDTERMKRVAKRIADKQDEGHRCVVVVSAMGDTTDDLIDTAKQLNGQPPAREMDMLMTTGEQISVALLSIALHGIGRNAVSYTGWQAGFRTDETHGRARINEIDPRRVIASLEREQIVIVAGFQGMTVDGEITTLGRGGSDTTAVALAAAIQADVCEIYTDVDGIYSTDPRIVKTARKLKEISYDEMLELANLGAAVLHPRAVEYAKRHQVKLVVRSSFNHNEGTVVKEEASMEQGVVVSGIAYDKNVARVSILGVPDVPGVLAQVFGKLAEEGVNVDIIVQSGVQNEQADFSFTVSLDELDRAKEVIKQIHKTLPYREVTSEDNLVKISIVGAGMVSHPGVAAQMFDVLSQEGVSIKMVSTSEIKVSCVIESGNLPSIIQALHTAYNLDTTEQAFVGGPKDRR; encoded by the coding sequence TTGTCACTTTATGTTATGAAATTCGGAGGCAGCTCCGTCGGCGACACTGAACGTATGAAACGCGTCGCCAAGCGCATCGCAGACAAGCAAGATGAGGGACATCGCTGCGTTGTGGTTGTATCTGCAATGGGAGATACAACAGATGATTTGATCGATACGGCGAAGCAATTAAACGGGCAGCCGCCCGCACGTGAAATGGATATGTTGATGACGACAGGTGAACAAATCTCCGTCGCTCTATTGTCCATTGCCCTGCATGGGATCGGGCGGAATGCAGTTTCTTATACAGGTTGGCAGGCTGGATTCCGAACGGACGAAACTCACGGCAGAGCTCGTATTAATGAAATTGACCCACGTCGTGTAATAGCGTCTTTGGAACGTGAACAGATCGTGATCGTTGCAGGCTTTCAGGGAATGACTGTGGACGGTGAAATCACTACATTAGGCCGCGGAGGTTCGGACACTACAGCCGTAGCATTGGCTGCTGCTATTCAAGCAGACGTATGCGAGATCTATACCGATGTAGATGGTATCTATTCCACAGATCCACGTATCGTGAAGACAGCACGTAAGCTGAAGGAAATCTCATACGATGAAATGCTAGAGCTTGCCAATCTGGGAGCAGCTGTACTACATCCACGTGCCGTGGAGTACGCTAAGCGTCATCAAGTTAAGCTGGTCGTTAGATCGAGCTTTAATCATAATGAAGGTACCGTTGTGAAGGAGGAAGCAAGCATGGAGCAGGGAGTCGTAGTTAGTGGTATTGCATATGACAAGAATGTAGCACGTGTCAGTATTCTAGGAGTTCCTGATGTACCAGGTGTACTTGCTCAGGTTTTCGGCAAACTGGCTGAAGAAGGCGTTAACGTAGATATCATTGTACAAAGTGGTGTACAGAATGAGCAGGCTGACTTCTCATTTACAGTTTCTTTGGATGAGCTGGATCGTGCGAAAGAAGTCATTAAACAAATTCATAAAACTTTGCCTTACCGTGAAGTTACGTCCGAGGATAACCTGGTGAAGATATCCATCGTTGGCGCGGGTATGGTCAGCCATCCAGGTGTTGCGGCTCAAATGTTTGATGTACTCTCCCAAGAGGGCGTAAGCATCAAGATGGTCAGCACATCAGAGATTAAGGTCTCTTGCGTAATCGAATCTGGCAATTTGCCATCAATCATTCAGGCGCTTCATACCGCCTACAATCTCGATACAACAGAGCAGGCTTTCGTTGGAGGTCCTAAGGATCGCCGATAA